The segment GCTCAGGGCCACCGCCATGATGACCGCGGATGGACCCGGAACCATCGTCACCTCAACGCCCAACTCAGCCGCGCCGCGAACTAGCGTAAAGCCCGGATCCGAGACACATGGCGTGCCGGCGTCGCTCACAACGGCTATGCACTTGCCGGAGGCTGCCAGACGCAAGAGCTCGGGAGCCGAGGAACTCTCGTTGTGCTCATGGAATGCAAGCTGCCGGGCTTCGATTCCCAGCCGTTTCAGCAGCATCCCCGTTTTACGCGTATCTTCGCTGGCAACGAAATCCGCCTGCTTCAGCGCTTCGATAGCGCGAAGTGTGATGTCATCCATGTTGCCGATAGGCGTTGCAACCAGGATCAGCACGACGTCTGCGCCGGCTGGCGCACCATCCATCGCTCCGGCGAGGGCAGCGGCTCAAACCCGCAAGCGGCGTACACACGATGCGCGTCGCGCGTTGCCAGCACCCAGCGGCGCAGTCCCTTATGCTCCGGATGATCCAGCGCAAAACGGACCATGGCGCGGGCGAGGCCCTGCTGGCGGTGCGGCTTGTCGACCCAAACGTCACAAATCCACGCGAACGTCGCCCGGTCGGACACCACGCGCAGGTAGCCGGCCTGTACCCCGCCGAAATAGGCGCCGACCAGCAGCGAACTGCCCGCGGCCGCGCGCTCCACGCGTTCCCGGCTTACACCCGGCGACCAGTACGCCGCAGTGAGCCACGCATGAACGCGATCGAAGTCGATCCGCGACGCATCACAATCCAGCTGGTAACCGCGATATGCCTGCTGCAATGGGACCAGCCTACTGGCCCGGCCGAACCGGCGGCACGAGGGGCTGTTGGGGAGGAGTTTGGGGCAACGCGGGATGTGGCTGTGGGGCCGGTGCCGAACCGACCAGCAGGATACGTGGAAACATTCGGTAGTGATCGCGGGAAATCAGCTGGCGGCTCACTACCTCGCCATTCTCACGTGTTACCCGGTAGACCGTTACATGGATGGAGGGGTGACCCTTGTCTTTTACCACGACGCGCCCCGGCGGAAGCGCCGGGTCTTTCACCCGCTCTACGGCGACCGGCTGCACCGACCTATCTGCCAACTCGATGTCCACGTCGCGCCCAGCCTGCTTCTTGCCATAGATGCTGAACGTCAGCCGGTTGTGCCACGCCGAAGCGAAAATACAGATCGGCGTCGCCATACTGTTCGCAAAGCGGAAATCGATCGAACCCCACGCAACGGTTGCATCACGGCCCGGTGGCAAGTAATGGACCGGAAAGGCGTGATGAGCGCGCCGCACCACCTTCAAGTCGGCCAACAGCACCGCGTTGTAAAGCGTACTCGAGACCTGGCAAACACCGCCGCCCATGCCCGGAACCAGCTCGCCTTTAATGATCACCGGCGCAGTCTTGAAGCCATCCTGCTCGATACGTGGCCCCACCACGTTGTTATACGAGAATATCTGACCGGGAGCCAATGTCGTGCCGTTGATGTGCCGCGCGGCAAGAGCGATGTTGCTCTTGCGGTTTGGCGAGCTGCCACCATAGCGCGTGGTATACCGCCCCAGGAGGCCGTCGATCAGTTTCAGGTCGGAGGTCTGCAGCGTGGGACGCGTTTTTACCATTGCCATTACAACACCAATGTGTGGCGCCGCTTGCTGAGCGGTGATCGGCGCCGGTGGCGAAGTCTGGGATGGAACTGCGCCGATAGAATTGGCGCCGAGCGTTGTGGATGCCTGGTTAACGTACACCTGCCATGCCGCAGCAACGCGCTGACTGGTGTCGCGCACGTCCAGCGCGACGCCGTCAGCGCCGGGCGCCGTGTGCATCTCGCCATCGGCGGCGAGGGCTAGTCTCGGGTTGCGAAATGGCCGGTCCGTAATTAGCGAGAGCTTATGGAGCGCGGCGTCCAGGCGCGCGTTGTCAACCGCGCCGGAGATGCTCCATGCTGCCTGGGCGGGCGCCCCGGCCGACCGCGTGTCCTCGGATGGCTGGGCTCGTACGGTAAGACCCATGGCGGCGCAGGTCCGAGTGATCCAGGCGCCCGTCACCGGGTTATTCAGCAGCACTTTAGCGCCGTTCATCCGTTTGGTGAAGGCATCCATGTCCACTTGCGAGGCCTGCACATGCGCCGGCAGCCGGTGCATGGCACCGCGCCCGCGGAACGCCAACGCAACAAGTGCGCCGCCCACCGCAAAGGCGGTCAACAGCGCGCCGCCCCCTAAGCGCGTTATGGATGCCGGCATCCGCCGGCCGGTTCTGGTTTCAGCTGCCAATTGGGTTTATCCGTGGGCTTTGATGTGGCCTCCGCCACTTCAGTTCCGCCGATCTCTGCGTCATAACCGTGTGGCCTGCGAGTTAAACACGCCGGTGCCGCGTGTGGTTTCGCCGGTTTCACGACCAGGATCTCGCTCCATCTGCGCGATAAGCTCCTCCAGTTTTTCGCTGTGCTGCTCCAACAACTCCAGCCGCGCGCGTAGTTCACGGATGGTTTCGTCCTGCGGATCCACCCGGTTTATAACGTTGTCCATTACCTGAGGCAGCTCGGTTCCGCCGTCGCCAAGTCGCAGGCCGTTCTGCACTACAATTCGGCCCGGTATACCCACCACGGTGGAGTTTGCCGGAACATCTTTGTTAACAACCGCGTTGGCGCCGATTCGGCTGTGATCGCCAATCGTCACCGGTCCAAGTATCTTGGCCCCCATGCCTACAAGTACGCCATTGCCAAGTGTCGGATGCCGTTTCGTACGCTCCATGCTGGTGCCGCCCAGCGTCACCTGATGGTACAGCAGCACGTCATCGCCGATTTCGGTGGTCTCGCCGATGACCACGCCACTGCCATGGTCCAAAAAGAAACGACGCCCGATCACGGCGCCGGGATGTATCTCAACACCTGTGACCGCCCGGTTGATCTGGGAGATGACGCGGGCGATAAAGCGTAGGCGCCAAGCCCAAAGCCGATGGGCAAATCGGTGCGCCCACAGCGCGTGCAGGCCCGGATAGGTAAGAACCTCCGGCACAGTGCGCGCAGCCGGGTCCTTGGCAATTACGGTCTTTATGTCCTCGCGGAGGAGGGCGATCAGGTTCAAGGTGCTGGCAGTGGTGATGTGCCGGCCACGGTCCGGTTTGGCAACGACTGAGAGTTCGTTAAGTATAGCACACCCATCCACTCAACCATCCGCGTTACGACCTCGGCAGGAACCGGCTCATTTATGCGCGAACCAAACCCTGGAAATCCAAAGGATTGCACCACGAGGACACGCATTATGACAGCAGCCCTGGGGGCCGCGTGGGCGGATACTCAAACCGTTTCGTCGGCCTCAGCCGACGAAGTTTCGTTCTACCGTACTGAGGGATACGTACAGCTTGGGCGGATATTCACCACAGCAGAGATGGCCGATCTGCGTCTGCATGTGGATGAAATGATTGCAGCGCTGCCGGAGGGAAAGCGCCCCGAGACCCTGGACGTGCCCCACTTTGAGGATCCATGGCTCTTTCGGTACCTGGCGCACCCACGCGTTCTTGACGTGATTGAGTCCTTCATCGGTCCCGACATTGTGCTCTGGTCCAGTCACTTCATCGCCAAACCTATGGGAGACGGCAAGTCCGTGCCCTGGCACACGGATGGCGCCTACTGGAATGGCCGGCTGGAACCCATGGAGGTGATCACGCTGTGGCTGGCCGTTGACCCCTCAACACGGGAGAACGGCTGCATGCGCGTCATTCCGAGGTCGCACACCGCTCTTCAGGCCCACATCGATAGCTATGTGCCGGTGGATGGCAGCACCAACGTTTTTTCGTCCCGTATTCCACCGGAACTGATCGATGAGTCGGCGGCGGTCGACCTGCAGCTGCAGGTCGGCGAGAGTCATTTTCACGGCGCCTGGACCATTCACGGGTCAAATGCCAATCACTCCAATATGCGCCGATGCGGGTACACCATGCGATATATGCCGGCAAATGTCGTGCACCAGCGCAAGGGCTGGAACAATTCGCATCGAATCTATCTGCTTCGCGGCAGCGACCGAACCGGCGGCCGGAATGACTTCGCGCCGGTCCCGCAGATCGACTGAACCGGGGATCGCCACTCGCGCGGTACACTGAGTATGCGGGCAGCCGGCTCTTGCGCCGGGCAAGGCCGAAGCCACTTGGATGGTCGGCTTCCGTTGACACCCGTTTGAAACATCGTGTCCGCAACGTGCCAATGCTTGTT is part of the Armatimonadota bacterium genome and harbors:
- a CDS encoding phytanoyl-CoA dioxygenase family protein, whose protein sequence is MTAALGAAWADTQTVSSASADEVSFYRTEGYVQLGRIFTTAEMADLRLHVDEMIAALPEGKRPETLDVPHFEDPWLFRYLAHPRVLDVIESFIGPDIVLWSSHFIAKPMGDGKSVPWHTDGAYWNGRLEPMEVITLWLAVDPSTRENGCMRVIPRSHTALQAHIDSYVPVDGSTNVFSSRIPPELIDESAAVDLQLQVGESHFHGAWTIHGSNANHSNMRRCGYTMRYMPANVVHQRKGWNNSHRIYLLRGSDRTGGRNDFAPVPQID
- a CDS encoding GNAT family N-acetyltransferase, encoding MDCDASRIDFDRVHAWLTAAYWSPGVSRERVERAAAGSSLLVGAYFGGVQAGYLRVVSDRATFAWICDVWVDKPHRQQGLARAMVRFALDHPEHKGLRRWVLATRDAHRVYAACGFEPLPSPERWMVRQPAQTSC
- a CDS encoding VanW family protein, giving the protein MAAETRTGRRMPASITRLGGGALLTAFAVGGALVALAFRGRGAMHRLPAHVQASQVDMDAFTKRMNGAKVLLNNPVTGAWITRTCAAMGLTVRAQPSEDTRSAGAPAQAAWSISGAVDNARLDAALHKLSLITDRPFRNPRLALAADGEMHTAPGADGVALDVRDTSQRVAAAWQVYVNQASTTLGANSIGAVPSQTSPPAPITAQQAAPHIGVVMAMVKTRPTLQTSDLKLIDGLLGRYTTRYGGSSPNRKSNIALAARHINGTTLAPGQIFSYNNVVGPRIEQDGFKTAPVIIKGELVPGMGGGVCQVSSTLYNAVLLADLKVVRRAHHAFPVHYLPPGRDATVAWGSIDFRFANSMATPICIFASAWHNRLTFSIYGKKQAGRDVDIELADRSVQPVAVERVKDPALPPGRVVVKDKGHPSIHVTVYRVTRENGEVVSRQLISRDHYRMFPRILLVGSAPAPQPHPALPQTPPQQPLVPPVRPGQ
- the cysE gene encoding serine O-acetyltransferase — its product is MIALLREDIKTVIAKDPAARTVPEVLTYPGLHALWAHRFAHRLWAWRLRFIARVISQINRAVTGVEIHPGAVIGRRFFLDHGSGVVIGETTEIGDDVLLYHQVTLGGTSMERTKRHPTLGNGVLVGMGAKILGPVTIGDHSRIGANAVVNKDVPANSTVVGIPGRIVVQNGLRLGDGGTELPQVMDNVINRVDPQDETIRELRARLELLEQHSEKLEELIAQMERDPGRETGETTRGTGVFNSQATRL
- the rsmI gene encoding 16S rRNA (cytidine(1402)-2'-O)-methyltransferase encodes the protein MLILVATPIGNMDDITLRAIEALKQADFVASEDTRKTGMLLKRLGIEARQLAFHEHNESSSAPELLRLAASGKCIAVVSDAGTPCVSDPGFTLVRGAAELGVEVTMVPGPSAVIMAVALSGLPVHSFTFRGFPPRKSGPRRRFFAVDAESPHTLVFFESPHRLAASLHDALAVYGDRPAAILNDLTKKFESVQRGSLSELQQIAEAAKRLGEYVVVIGGSPRASRPPE